The following coding sequences lie in one Fusobacterium russii ATCC 25533 genomic window:
- the dhaK gene encoding dihydroxyacetone kinase subunit DhaK — protein MKKLINEKNNIVEEVVKGMIKAFPDKLSRVENEPIIIRKNKKVDKVALISGGGSGHEPAHAGYVGYGMLDAAVCGEIFTSPGADKVYSAIKAVDAGKGVLLIIKNYSGDIMNFEMAGEMAQADGITVKQVVVDDDIAVENSTYTVGRRGIAGTIFVHKILGAAAEKGYDLDKLVELGNKVVKNLKSMGMSLKPCTVFTTGKESFEIADDEVEIGLGIHGEPGTHREKIASADKFTEKLFEKIYIESNAQKGDRFAVLVNGLGETTLIELFIINNHLQDLLKDKGIEVAKTLVGNYMTSLDMGGFSITLLKLDKEMEELLNAEEDTIAF, from the coding sequence ATGAAAAAATTAATAAATGAAAAAAATAATATAGTAGAAGAGGTAGTAAAGGGAATGATAAAAGCTTTTCCTGATAAACTTTCAAGAGTTGAAAATGAACCTATAATTATAAGAAAAAATAAAAAAGTAGATAAAGTAGCCTTAATAAGTGGTGGAGGAAGCGGACACGAACCTGCTCATGCCGGTTATGTAGGTTATGGAATGCTAGATGCAGCAGTATGTGGGGAAATATTCACATCTCCTGGAGCAGACAAAGTTTACAGTGCTATAAAAGCTGTTGATGCAGGAAAAGGAGTGCTTCTTATAATTAAAAATTATAGTGGGGACATAATGAATTTTGAAATGGCAGGAGAAATGGCTCAAGCAGATGGGATAACTGTGAAGCAGGTTGTAGTTGATGATGACATTGCAGTAGAAAATAGTACTTATACTGTTGGAAGAAGAGGAATAGCGGGAACTATTTTTGTCCATAAAATTTTAGGAGCAGCAGCAGAAAAAGGTTATGACCTAGATAAATTAGTGGAATTAGGAAATAAAGTTGTTAAAAATTTAAAGAGTATGGGTATGTCTTTAAAACCTTGTACAGTCTTTACAACTGGTAAAGAAAGTTTTGAAATAGCTGATGATGAAGTTGAGATTGGCTTAGGAATACATGGAGAACCTGGAACTCATAGAGAAAAAATTGCGAGTGCAGATAAATTTACTGAAAAATTATTTGAAAAGATTTATATTGAGTCTAATGCACAAAAAGGAGATAGATTTGCAGTTCTTGTAAATGGACTTGGGGAAACAACATTAATTGAATTATTTATAATAAATAATCATCTTCAAGATTTATTGAAAGATAAAGGAATAGAAGTTGCTAAGACTTTAGTTGGAAATTATATGACTTCACTTGACATGGGAGGCTTCTCTATAACTTTATTGAAATTAGATAAAGAAATGGAAGAACTTTTAAATGCAGAAGAAGACACAATAGCATTTTAG
- the dhaL gene encoding dihydroxyacetone kinase subunit DhaL, with protein MFLEIIEKIADEIIKNEEYLTELDREIGDGDHGVNMARGFTEIKNQLVNFKDLPVSDVFTKMGMILLTKVGGASGAIYGTAFMSAGTFLKGKMEFNNQILLGTLNSMIEGIQKRGKAVQGEKTMLDTIMPTYSFLEKSFSDGKSLKDIKNETIEAAKKSMEATENIVATKGRASYLGERSIGHIDPGAVSSYLMIKVACENI; from the coding sequence ATGTTTTTAGAAATAATTGAAAAAATAGCTGATGAAATAATAAAAAACGAGGAATATTTGACAGAGTTAGATAGAGAAATTGGTGATGGGGACCATGGAGTTAACATGGCAAGAGGTTTTACAGAAATAAAAAATCAACTGGTAAATTTTAAAGATTTACCTGTATCTGATGTGTTTACAAAGATGGGAATGATTTTACTCACAAAGGTCGGAGGTGCTTCTGGAGCAATATATGGAACTGCTTTTATGAGTGCCGGAACATTTTTAAAAGGAAAAATGGAATTTAATAATCAAATTTTACTTGGAACTCTAAATTCTATGATAGAAGGAATACAAAAAAGGGGAAAGGCAGTACAAGGAGAAAAAACTATGCTGGATACAATAATGCCTACCTATAGTTTCTTAGAAAAATCTTTTTCAGATGGAAAATCTTTAAAAGATATTAAAAATGAAACTATAGAAGCAGCTAAAAAGTCTATGGAGGCAACTGAAAATATTGTTGCGACCAAAGGAAGGGCATCTTATTTAGGTGAAAGAAGTATTGGTCATATAGATCCTGGAGCAGTATCTTCATACTTAATGATAAAAGTAGCTTGTGAAAACATATAG
- the dhaM gene encoding dihydroxyacetone kinase phosphoryl donor subunit DhaM: MVGFVVVSHSKELAEATIHLANEMKRYDFPLINGSGTDGDFLGSNPLTIKEAILKAKTDKGVLIFVDIGSSVLNSQVAIDFLAEEGINTENIKIADAPLVEGLIAGVAVNDEKADINSVLDELEELKTFSKLAY; this comes from the coding sequence ATGGTAGGTTTTGTGGTTGTATCGCATAGCAAAGAGTTAGCAGAAGCAACAATACATCTTGCTAATGAAATGAAAAGATATGATTTTCCATTAATTAATGGAAGTGGAACAGATGGAGATTTTTTAGGAAGCAATCCGCTTACAATAAAAGAAGCTATATTAAAAGCTAAAACAGATAAAGGTGTTTTAATTTTTGTTGATATTGGAAGTTCTGTTTTAAATTCACAAGTTGCAATAGATTTTTTAGCAGAAGAAGGAATAAATACAGAAAATATAAAAATAGCTGACGCTCCTCTAGTTGAAGGGCTTATTGCAGGGGTTGCGGTAAATGATGAAAAAGCAGATATTAATAGTGTTTTGGACGAGCTAGAAGAATTAAAAACTTTTTCTAAATTGGCATACTAA